The following is a genomic window from Nitrososphaerota archaeon.
TGGAGACCAGGCCGCGCTGGGAGATCCGCCTCGCGAGATAGGGGACGATTATCATGGATATCTCCCCGCCGACTATGGACCCGAGGAACAGCGACTGGTAGAGGCTCCAGTGGAGGCCCCCTGCGAAAAAGAGGGTTACCCCCATTATCGAGAGCAGCATATAGAGCGACGAGCGCGTCACCGCCGACCTACCCTCCAACATTATGTCGCGAAGCTTCAGGCTCATGCCGATGTCGAAGACCACCATCGCCAGTGTGAGGTCCGACAGGATCGGGAGCATCGCGTTGACGGCGGTCGTCGGCAGGACGGCGAACCACCGGGTCGCAATGCCCGCCGCGATGAGGAACAGTGTCTGGGGGATGCCCTTCTTACTGAGTAGGATGTTCCCTACGAAGCCGATGAAGATGATGGCTGAGATTACCAGCAGGAATGTCTCCGCGGAGAGCGCCATGGCGCGTCATCCTTCTGGTCCAGTCGGCCGCCCCTCTTTGCCCTCCCTATGACCGGGCCGGTTCCGCGATTCCAAGCACAAAGGCAATCACGGGTTCCGTATTTGAACATGGAGACGTGGGGCTCTGCAGAGGCCCTCGCTTCAAGAGTACGTCCGGGCGAGACACCCTTTCGCGGCAGGCTCTGGTCTCTTCCAGGCAGCGGCATTTGCCGTCCTTCCGATTCAGTACAGGGGGAGAAGAAAACTGCGTTCTCTTTCGGTTCAGAGGCACCAGCAGATGCGGGTACTATGTCGCCAAGGGCAACCTGCCCAAGATGCTCGGCAGCACGGTCGCCGAAGTCCCAGGCCAGGTTGACCCTTCAAGAACCCGTAAATGCAACACATCGCCAGAAGCTAGCTAATGCCCGCTACCCACTTGAAGTGCCCCAACTGCGGAAGGGAGTTCGACTACGTTATGAGCGCCACATCATATCTGGTTCACGCTCCGGGCAACGCGACCATAATAACCTCAGACGGGCAAGAGCACGTGGCCACATCCGGTAAGCTGTGGAACAGGCACCACATCAAATGTCCTTATTGCAACAAGGCCTCCTGGCATCGAGTCAATATCTGACGCACAAACCCTGACGGTACGAACCATGGCTTAAGGCAGAAAGTACATCCATCCGCCGCACAAGAAGAGGACAGAGGAGGTAGGGTGAAAGCCCGGCGATGCGAAAGTATCACGCCTGGTTTGGGGTCTCCTGATTGAAATCAGCTAAACCGTCATGTCTGATTTATGAGGTGATCGACCTGGTCGGAGGGTTCTGTGTATGGCGGATCCCCCCAATCTTGTCGGGGTGCTTTCATGAGCCTCGGGTTCGCTTCCTCCCTGAAGCGGGCCGCCGCGCCCCGGGATGACTCACCAGCGCCTGGTGTCCTTTCAAAACTGATGGAATATATATCCCGGCAAAGATGTCCGTCAGAGACTTGAAGACCACAGTCGTTGCCGCGATAGTCGTAGTTGCCGTCGTGGTCGTCGGGGCAGCCGCCGCAGTCTTCCTGATGGCCCCCAGCGGAAGTCTGATAGTAGGAGTGACAGATGCGCCGTCGACTGGGGCCGTCTCTCACATCTATCTTACAATCACGGATATCACCCTCCAGGGCGCGGGTAACTCCAGCACCACCTTCAAGGTCAACGCGACGACCTTCGACTTGCTGGCGCTGCAGAATGTGACCAAGATGCTAGGGAAGAACAGCATCCCCGTGGGCAACTACACGATGGCCAGGTTTGGAGTCACCGCTGCGATAGCTACGGTGAGCGGGAAGAACGTGACCCTCACAGTCCCAAGCGGCCAGATCAAGGTTCCAATGCACTTCGCAATCGCTGCCGGGAAGACGACTACCATCGTGCTCGATATCACGGCAGACATGACCGCCATCAGCGCCTCGAACAACCTCAGGCCGACGGTCACGGGTGAAGAAACCGTCCCGCCGAGCTGAGGGTCGACCGCAGGTTCCAAAGAGAGAAACAAAGGCGCGCGCTCTCTCCAGTGGGCTGAGAAGTCAACTGCCGCAGAGTCTTCCAGAAAGATCACAGCAGCTGGGTCAGAAGACTAACCCGACTACGGACACGAGCCGGACGTTGAACCTCAGTTTCACCTTCCTGGCGAGGGCCGCCTGCTCTCTGGCCATCGCCGGGTCGGTGTGGGAGAGGGCCACGGCCGACTCGATCAGGAACCTGATAGATGCTGCAGCGTCATCCTTCGCGCCCCTTCTCTGCCTCGCGGGGGCAACACCGGCCCGTCAGGTCTTAACCGTAGTCACTGGAGTTGGGTTGTTCGGAGAACGGGACAGAAGAGGCCCCCGCGGATGGACCCACGGCCGTTCAGCTCTCCACGGAAGAGAACGGCAGTTCACTTTATTAGGTCCCGCGGGTTCGAACGGGGCATGTCGTTCCTGAAGAAGATGAAGGACAAGACTGAGGAAGCCGCGAAGAAGGGCGTCGAGGTAGGGAAGGAAGCGGGAGAGAAGGGCGTAGACGTAGGGAAGAAGGGTGTCAAGAAGACCGACGAAGCCGTCAGAGGAAAGGACGACTAGACAGGCCGCCGCTCGGGCCACGAAAGCCGACCCCTAAGAAACGCCTAATCGTGCTCGGCTGACACAGCATCTGCATTGCTCGACCTCATCTTCTCCGAGTCTGCGCTCGAGCTGACTCCCAGGGAGGTGGCCCGAGAGGGCGCGCGCATGTGTGCATATCAGCATGTGTCTGAGAGAGGACGACTGCGTGGGCCCCCCACAGGCGCTTCAGCGCCCGCTCGCATGTTTCTGATCGCTCGCTAGTACTTGCGTCTGTGCTTGCTCGCCTGCCTGTCCGCCTTCCCTCTTATCCCGTAAGTGGAGGAAGAGAGAGAGGAAACAAAGGTGCGCGCTCTCTCTCTCTCTCTTTGTAGGCTGAACGCGTCAGGGGCGTTGCTGTGTGTTTGTGTGCCTGTGGTGAGAGGTCCAGCCAACTGCTGCAGAATTTTCTGAAAAATTTCAGCACATGTGTCAGGACTGACTGCTGCAAAAAATTACCTGAAAGAAATAACAGGCAGTTGGGTCAGGCTACTAACCTATGCCCCGGAGAGCAACTGTTTGACTCGTCCTCGGATGTTATCTGACACACTTGAGAGCTTCTTCTTCGCTCCTCCCGTCAATAGAGCGGTATGCATTAAGGCGTCGCGTATTGGTTTGTATTCTGCCGCGTCTCTGGAAAGCGCAGCTTCTTTCGTTGGACTCCGGGTCTTGTCAACCAGATTCGCCAGGCCATCCATTGAGAGGTAGCTCGTGTCGTCCGGCTTTGTTCTGATTTGGATACTGATATTGCCTTTCTCCATGTTCGCTTTCTCTTTCCCTCTCATTTCCTCGATGTCTCGAACGGCTTCCTTGCTGCTAAGACCTTTGTCAGAGATGTGTTTTCTTATCAAGTCCGAAGGCATGGTCAAAGGAAAGAGGGTCGGAAGGCAGAACCAGTGGATGTTGACTGACGAAGGAAGACGGGTTAGACTAACCAGCTAGTCTTGGTATTCGCGAATTGTTGCCGACGCAATGAATTACTTAAAGAAGCGAAGTTGATTGCCGCGTCCGCCATAGGATGAAGAAGAAGCAGATTGGGTTGCTAGTAACGGAGATCGGCTTACCCATAGGTATGGGGACCTTAATCTGGGCAGTCTTCAACGAACCTGTTATCGCTGTTACTTTCGGCTTCCTGTTATCCATACTGTCACTCCAAGTGAACTCTGTTTTCAATGAAGAGCGGAGTAACATTACTTTTGCGACACCATCGCTCAGGAATGTTAACGACCATGTGACCAGATTACTGAAGGATTCCTCGGGTAACAAACTCTTCAGCGAAGTAATGGGTGCCAAGCTGAGCAAGTTGGACTCTGAAATAGGTTCGTCGTCCATCGAGTTTGCCCAAGCAGACATAGAGCCGAAGGCAAAGCTAATGATTGAGCGGTGCGAAAAGGGGGGAAGAGCTACTTCTCTTGTGAATCTTGGAGAATACTGGACAACAGTGGGAGATTACTTCGAGCTATGTAGAAAGGCTACAAAAGAGGGCAAGAAAATCACAAGAATGTTCATACTTCAAAAATCTGTTCTTGCGGAACAAACGCAAAAGAAA
Proteins encoded in this region:
- a CDS encoding DUF4382 domain-containing protein gives rise to the protein MKTTVVAAIVVVAVVVVGAAAAVFLMAPSGSLIVGVTDAPSTGAVSHIYLTITDITLQGAGNSSTTFKVNATTFDLLALQNVTKMLGKNSIPVGNYTMARFGVTAAIATVSGKNVTLTVPSGQIKVPMHFAIAAGKTTTIVLDITADMTAISASNNLRPTVTGEETVPPS